In Saccharothrix syringae, the following are encoded in one genomic region:
- a CDS encoding ankyrin repeat domain-containing protein, whose amino-acid sequence MRHGRVDGITGDVDVLEDGRSALWLAVYLDRRDCVEALLAAGADPWRPMMSGWSPGRLAAAGPHADLFPGGPGLTGAEAAAVAEAPRLRAALQDDDYVDEGGSLACVSGIDVAEAVRRLGATTLEGDHEDDEEVDVVGATDVPGGCVLHQPWGYAAQMPGVTRPLSAGTTCYGVYANPKSGNQGSITRDGEVVGSDLHPGGEPLEREPADLVLLSYLYRHDATAYACAYAGLRPTDARAVTGPPDAWLRLPRTDHRT is encoded by the coding sequence GTGAGGCACGGGCGGGTCGACGGGATCACCGGTGACGTCGACGTGCTGGAGGACGGCCGCAGCGCGCTGTGGCTCGCGGTGTACCTCGACCGGCGCGACTGCGTCGAAGCGCTGCTCGCCGCGGGCGCGGACCCGTGGCGGCCCATGATGTCCGGTTGGTCGCCCGGTCGGCTCGCCGCGGCCGGGCCGCACGCCGACCTGTTCCCCGGCGGGCCCGGCCTGACCGGGGCGGAGGCCGCCGCGGTCGCGGAGGCGCCGCGCCTGCGTGCCGCGCTGCAGGACGACGACTACGTCGACGAGGGCGGCAGCCTGGCGTGCGTGTCGGGCATCGACGTGGCCGAGGCGGTGCGGCGGTTGGGCGCCACCACGCTCGAAGGCGACCACGAGGACGACGAGGAGGTGGACGTCGTCGGTGCCACGGACGTCCCGGGCGGCTGCGTCCTGCACCAGCCCTGGGGCTACGCCGCGCAGATGCCCGGCGTGACGCGCCCGCTGTCCGCGGGCACCACCTGCTACGGCGTCTACGCCAACCCCAAGAGCGGCAACCAGGGCAGCATCACGCGCGACGGCGAGGTCGTCGGGTCGGACCTGCACCCCGGCGGCGAACCGCTGGAGCGCGAACCGGCCGACCTGGTGCTGCTGTCCTACCTGTACCGGCACGACGCGACGGCGTACGCGTGCGCCTACGCCGGCCTGCGGCCGACCGACGCGCGCGCCGTCACCGGTCCGCCGGACGCGTGGTTGCGCCTGCCGCGCACCGACCACCGGACCTAG
- a CDS encoding TetR/AcrR family transcriptional regulator, with product MSPYHHGDLRRAVLAAAVAAITEHGPAAVSLRDLARRVGVSHAGPVHHFKDKAGLLTALAAEGFALLADALTATREAGGDFLDAGVAYVRFALDHRAHFEVMFRPDLYHADDEAVRAAEARAREVLVAGAGQTGAEPEVARVAAWSLVHGFATLWNTGALARADRDPEQLARAAARLLF from the coding sequence ATGAGCCCGTACCACCACGGCGACCTGAGGCGGGCGGTGCTGGCCGCCGCCGTCGCCGCGATCACCGAGCACGGACCCGCCGCGGTCAGCCTGCGCGACCTGGCCCGCCGGGTCGGCGTCTCGCACGCCGGGCCGGTGCACCACTTCAAGGACAAGGCGGGGCTGCTCACCGCGCTGGCCGCGGAGGGCTTCGCACTGCTCGCGGACGCCCTGACGGCCACCCGCGAGGCCGGTGGCGACTTCCTCGACGCCGGGGTCGCCTACGTGCGCTTCGCCCTCGACCACCGGGCGCACTTCGAGGTCATGTTCCGCCCCGACCTCTACCACGCCGACGACGAGGCGGTGCGCGCCGCCGAGGCCCGCGCCCGCGAGGTCCTGGTCGCGGGCGCCGGGCAGACCGGCGCCGAGCCGGAGGTCGCCCGCGTCGCCGCCTGGTCCCTGGTGCACGGCTTCGCCACGCTGTGGAACACCGGCGCGCTGGCCCGCGCCGACCGGGACCCCGAGCAGCTCGCGCGGGCAGCCGCCCGCCTGCTGTTCTAG
- a CDS encoding (2Fe-2S)-binding protein has product MGRFRLRVNGGVRSVEVPGDTPLLWVLREQLGVLGPKYGCGVGACGACTSLVDGQAVRPCVVPVAQVEDKRITTVEGLSEDGDHPVQLAWVHLDVAQCGYCQPGQIMAAVALLSRNPDPDDAEIDEALRDNVCRCGTYSRIRAAVRRAARLARGAR; this is encoded by the coding sequence GTGGGGCGATTCCGGTTGCGCGTCAACGGCGGGGTGCGGTCCGTGGAGGTCCCGGGGGACACGCCGCTGCTGTGGGTGCTGCGCGAGCAGCTGGGCGTGCTGGGGCCCAAGTACGGCTGCGGCGTCGGCGCGTGCGGTGCGTGCACGTCCCTTGTGGACGGTCAGGCCGTGCGGCCGTGCGTGGTGCCGGTGGCGCAGGTGGAGGACAAGCGGATCACCACGGTCGAGGGGTTGTCCGAGGACGGCGACCACCCGGTGCAGCTGGCGTGGGTGCACCTGGACGTCGCGCAGTGCGGCTACTGCCAGCCGGGGCAGATCATGGCGGCGGTGGCGCTGCTGTCGCGCAACCCCGACCCGGACGACGCGGAGATCGACGAGGCGCTGCGGGACAACGTGTGCCGCTGCGGCACGTACTCGCGGATCCGGGCGGCCGTGCGCCGCGCGGCCCGGCTGGCGCGGGGTGCGCGGTGA
- a CDS encoding DoxX family protein, giving the protein MAPFIALVVVSLVLLLLRRHWSVALRGGLAAMFTLTGGAHFVGMREELIAMVPPALPEPGLLVTVTGVLELAGVAGLLWARTAPWAAAGLGVLLVAMFPANVYAAQQGLSPSLGDQLLPRTLLQVVFLAATVAVVVHHRRSRVVEYSPAT; this is encoded by the coding sequence GTGGCACCGTTCATCGCCCTGGTCGTGGTCTCACTGGTCCTGCTGCTGCTGCGCCGGCACTGGTCGGTCGCCCTGCGCGGCGGCCTGGCCGCGATGTTCACCCTGACCGGCGGCGCGCACTTCGTCGGCATGCGCGAGGAGCTGATCGCCATGGTGCCGCCGGCGCTGCCCGAACCCGGGCTGCTGGTCACCGTGACCGGGGTGCTGGAGCTGGCGGGGGTGGCGGGTCTGCTGTGGGCGCGCACCGCGCCGTGGGCGGCGGCCGGGTTGGGCGTGCTGCTGGTGGCGATGTTCCCGGCCAACGTCTATGCGGCGCAGCAGGGTTTGTCGCCTTCGCTGGGCGACCAGCTCCTGCCGCGCACGCTGCTGCAGGTGGTGTTCCTGGCCGCGACGGTGGCGGTGGTGGTGCACCACCGGCGGTCGCGTGTGGTCGAATACAGCCCGGCCACGTGA
- a CDS encoding substrate-binding domain-containing protein: MRLAAQRRELILAAVREHGVVRVADLVDRLGVTAVTVRRDVTALADRGLVARVHGGITMPRHGEPPVGRSAPGHTLIGMVAPSDEYYWPAVIQGAQAAAAGGGGRLALRTSCYHAAEDRRQVVKLLDRGVQALLVAPSTDGPAGLELLRWLGGLPVPVVLIERVPPPELPAIGLDAAVTDHALGAGLAVRHLATLGHRGVGLVLSRPSPHGAAIRAGWAAAVASLDLRQAPVVEVPPYGAAGWAAACDEVLDGCARSGVRALLVHADREAIGLVERARDRGVGVPAELAVVSYDDEVAAASDPPLTAVRPRKHRLGALAAQLALARVADPLDRPVHRVALWPSLTVRESCGAPRRLAAQ, translated from the coding sequence ATGAGGCTGGCGGCGCAGCGGCGTGAACTGATCCTGGCGGCGGTCCGCGAGCACGGCGTGGTCCGGGTGGCCGACCTGGTCGACCGGCTCGGCGTCACGGCCGTGACGGTGCGCCGGGACGTCACCGCGCTGGCCGACCGCGGCCTGGTCGCCCGGGTGCACGGCGGCATCACCATGCCGCGCCACGGCGAACCGCCGGTCGGGCGGTCGGCGCCGGGCCACACCCTGATCGGCATGGTCGCGCCGTCGGACGAGTACTACTGGCCGGCCGTCATCCAGGGCGCGCAGGCCGCGGCCGCGGGCGGCGGTGGCCGGCTGGCGCTGCGCACCTCGTGCTACCACGCCGCGGAGGACCGGCGGCAGGTGGTGAAGCTGCTGGACCGGGGCGTGCAGGCGCTGCTGGTCGCGCCCAGCACCGACGGCCCGGCGGGCCTGGAGCTGCTGCGCTGGCTGGGCGGGCTGCCCGTGCCGGTGGTGCTGATCGAGCGGGTGCCGCCGCCGGAGCTGCCCGCGATCGGCCTGGACGCCGCGGTCACCGACCACGCGCTGGGCGCGGGCCTGGCCGTGCGGCACCTGGCCACCCTGGGCCACCGCGGCGTGGGCCTGGTGCTGTCCCGGCCGAGCCCGCACGGGGCGGCGATCCGGGCCGGGTGGGCGGCGGCGGTGGCGTCGCTGGACCTGCGGCAGGCGCCGGTGGTCGAGGTGCCGCCCTACGGGGCGGCGGGCTGGGCGGCGGCGTGCGACGAGGTGCTGGACGGGTGCGCGCGCTCGGGCGTGCGCGCCCTGCTGGTGCACGCCGACCGCGAGGCCATCGGACTGGTGGAACGCGCCCGCGACCGCGGCGTGGGCGTGCCCGCCGAGCTGGCCGTGGTGTCCTACGACGACGAGGTGGCCGCGGCGTCGGACCCGCCGCTGACCGCGGTGCGGCCGCGCAAGCACCGGCTCGGCGCGCTGGCGGCGCAGCTCGCGCTGGCCCGGGTGGCCGATCCGCTGGACCGCCCGGTCCACCGGGTGGCCCTGTGGCCGAGCCTGACCGTCCGGGAGTCCTGCGGGGCGCCGCGCAGGCTCGCGGCGCAATAG
- a CDS encoding ABC transporter substrate-binding protein, whose product MTLHSRRTVLRALAATPLVAACSAQGAPTGATTVEVWSWLTGMDRYAEAFNAAQREVFVEFRALEAGLSGGYARQANAIRARNAPDVLHLEYRALPQLLATGGLRDLTADLADLGPAYPPAVWRDVRPDGRTRAVPVDLAPMVFYHREDLFDRHGIPVPRTWAEFGDAARAVRAADREARITTFPLGDGSFFAGVCRQAGDPWWTREGDAWRVDVDGGGTLRTAAHWQALIDDDLVATVDHGTGDWRAALRDGRLWGLLDGPAGADALDPADARRWAVTAMPTWDGVPAAGDRGGSAFAVSAASRVPDAAVRFLRWLATDPAVPRLGAAVTTPFPAHPDSRRVAREAYRGDHFVGEPVYDVLDEAARRVPDWTWGPNALRLFADLADRFAGVRPGTTTLVEAVRRAQVDAVADLRSRGLVVREGAA is encoded by the coding sequence ATGACGCTGCACTCTCGACGCACCGTGCTGCGCGCGCTGGCCGCTACGCCACTCGTGGCGGCCTGCTCCGCCCAAGGGGCCCCGACCGGTGCCACCACGGTGGAGGTCTGGTCGTGGCTGACCGGGATGGACCGGTACGCGGAGGCGTTCAACGCGGCCCAGCGCGAGGTGTTCGTCGAGTTCCGGGCGCTGGAGGCGGGCCTGTCCGGCGGCTACGCCCGGCAGGCCAACGCGATCCGCGCCCGCAACGCGCCCGACGTGCTGCACCTGGAGTACCGGGCGCTGCCCCAGCTGCTGGCCACCGGCGGCCTGCGCGACCTGACCGCCGACCTCGCCGACCTGGGGCCCGCCTACCCGCCCGCGGTGTGGCGGGACGTGCGCCCGGACGGCCGCACCCGCGCCGTGCCGGTGGACCTCGCGCCGATGGTCTTCTACCACCGGGAGGACCTGTTCGACCGGCACGGCATCCCGGTCCCGCGCACCTGGGCCGAGTTCGGCGACGCCGCGCGGGCGGTCCGGGCCGCGGACCGCGAGGCGCGCATCACCACGTTCCCGCTCGGCGACGGCTCGTTCTTCGCGGGCGTGTGCCGGCAGGCGGGCGACCCGTGGTGGACCCGCGAGGGCGACGCCTGGCGGGTCGACGTCGACGGCGGGGGCACCCTGCGCACCGCCGCCCACTGGCAGGCCCTGATCGACGACGACCTGGTGGCCACCGTCGACCACGGCACCGGGGACTGGCGCGCGGCCCTGCGCGACGGGCGGCTGTGGGGCCTGCTCGACGGCCCGGCCGGCGCCGACGCGCTCGACCCGGCCGACGCCCGGCGGTGGGCCGTCACGGCCATGCCCACCTGGGACGGCGTGCCCGCCGCCGGCGACCGGGGCGGCAGCGCGTTCGCGGTGTCGGCGGCCAGCCGGGTGCCCGACGCGGCCGTGCGGTTCCTGCGGTGGCTGGCCACCGACCCGGCGGTGCCGCGCCTGGGCGCGGCGGTCACCACGCCGTTCCCGGCGCACCCGGACAGCCGCCGGGTGGCCCGGGAGGCGTACCGGGGCGACCACTTCGTCGGCGAGCCGGTCTACGACGTGCTCGACGAGGCCGCGCGGCGGGTGCCCGACTGGACGTGGGGCCCGAACGCGCTGCGGTTGTTCGCCGACCTCGCCGACCGGTTCGCCGGGGTCCGGCCGGGCACCACCACGCTGGTCGAGGCGGTGCGGCGGGCGCAGGTCGACGCGGTGGCGGACCTGCGGTCGCGCGGCCTGGTGGTGCGGGAGGGCGCCGCGTGA
- a CDS encoding xanthine dehydrogenase family protein molybdopterin-binding subunit has translation MINRRAFLGGVLVVSAPLVLPGSASGSTSLAPNVFVALDEHGRVTVTAPKPDSGQGVRTVVALLVAEELAVDPNHVSVVQAPGDPAYGSQFVGNSLSVRTLWEPMRTAGATARCLLVTAAARRWGVPVDECTARDGAVLHRGRRLPYAALVRDAAALDPATVPVTLVPPERWRVLGRTRTGRVDVKDVVTGRARYGIDNRPRGALVAVVLRPPWIGARVDAVDDAAARAVPGVVAVTALEPGTAGQGGVAVVARSMPEALRGREALRVTWRDGTPTADSRVWLAELEAALPPPAAAPGPVAFEATYRLPLLAHAPMEPMNATARLSATGLDVWAPTQDPGGLRADLARRFGLAEADVRVETALTGGSFGRRADNDVVLEAVACSRAAGAPVTVLWTREDDVRHDSYRPMSVHRLAAVVDDAGVPTWRSHAVATWPLSALGPFLGTPEFVKRSGDQFRYAVPGPVDVVVRPAPLRTGLWRAVYAGHFQYAEEVFLGALARRAGLDQVELRRRVLPAGSRLRRALDAAAERAGATPAGATRGVACHEDYGSVAAVVADSTDGGVKRVVVAVDVGPVVHPSGLRAQVEGGVVDAVSTVFGAQITVRDGQVVQSSFRDYAWARIDDVPEVDVVVVPSEAPVGGLGELVYPPAAAALAIASGHAVAGMPVGVGIG, from the coding sequence GTGATCAACCGGCGGGCGTTCCTGGGCGGCGTGCTGGTCGTGTCCGCGCCGCTGGTGCTGCCGGGATCGGCGTCGGGTTCGACCTCCCTCGCCCCCAACGTGTTCGTGGCGCTCGACGAGCACGGCCGGGTCACCGTGACCGCGCCGAAGCCGGACTCCGGGCAGGGCGTGCGCACGGTGGTCGCGCTGCTGGTGGCCGAGGAGCTGGCCGTCGACCCGAACCACGTGTCCGTGGTGCAGGCGCCCGGCGACCCCGCCTACGGGTCGCAGTTCGTGGGCAACTCGCTGTCGGTGCGGACGCTGTGGGAGCCCATGCGCACCGCCGGCGCCACGGCCCGCTGCCTGCTGGTGACCGCGGCCGCGCGGCGCTGGGGCGTGCCGGTCGACGAGTGCACCGCCCGGGACGGCGCGGTCCTCCACCGGGGCAGGCGGCTGCCGTACGCGGCGCTGGTGCGGGACGCGGCGGCGCTCGACCCGGCCACCGTGCCGGTGACCCTGGTGCCGCCGGAGCGGTGGCGGGTGCTGGGCAGGACCCGCACGGGCCGCGTGGACGTCAAGGACGTGGTGACCGGCCGGGCCCGCTACGGCATCGACAACCGGCCGCGCGGCGCGCTGGTCGCGGTCGTGCTCCGGCCGCCGTGGATCGGCGCGCGGGTCGACGCGGTCGACGACGCCGCGGCACGCGCGGTGCCCGGCGTGGTCGCGGTGACCGCCCTGGAGCCGGGAACGGCGGGACAGGGCGGCGTGGCGGTCGTCGCGCGGTCGATGCCGGAGGCGCTGCGCGGTCGCGAGGCGCTGCGCGTGACGTGGCGCGACGGCACGCCGACCGCGGACAGCCGGGTCTGGCTGGCCGAGCTGGAGGCCGCGCTGCCCCCGCCCGCCGCGGCGCCCGGCCCGGTGGCGTTCGAGGCGACCTACCGGCTGCCGCTGCTCGCGCACGCGCCGATGGAACCGATGAACGCCACCGCGCGGCTGTCCGCGACGGGGCTGGACGTGTGGGCGCCCACGCAGGACCCCGGCGGCCTGCGCGCCGACCTGGCCCGCCGGTTCGGCCTGGCCGAGGCGGACGTGCGGGTGGAGACCGCGCTGACCGGCGGCTCGTTCGGCCGGCGCGCCGACAACGACGTGGTGCTGGAGGCCGTGGCCTGCTCGCGCGCGGCGGGCGCGCCGGTGACCGTGCTGTGGACCCGCGAGGACGACGTGCGGCACGACTCGTACCGGCCGATGTCGGTGCACCGGCTGGCCGCGGTGGTCGACGACGCCGGCGTGCCCACCTGGCGCTCGCACGCGGTGGCCACCTGGCCGTTGAGCGCGCTGGGACCGTTTTTGGGCACGCCCGAGTTCGTCAAGCGCAGCGGCGACCAGTTCCGCTACGCCGTGCCCGGCCCGGTGGACGTGGTGGTGCGGCCCGCGCCGCTGCGCACCGGCCTGTGGCGCGCGGTCTACGCCGGGCACTTCCAGTACGCGGAGGAGGTGTTCCTCGGCGCGTTGGCGCGGCGGGCCGGCCTGGACCAGGTCGAGCTGCGCCGCCGGGTGCTGCCCGCCGGGTCGCGGCTGCGGCGGGCCCTCGACGCGGCGGCGGAGCGGGCGGGCGCGACGCCGGCCGGTGCCACGCGCGGGGTGGCGTGCCACGAGGACTACGGCTCGGTGGCCGCCGTGGTGGCCGATTCCACCGACGGCGGGGTGAAGCGGGTCGTGGTGGCCGTGGACGTGGGCCCGGTGGTGCACCCGTCCGGGCTGCGGGCGCAGGTGGAGGGCGGCGTGGTGGACGCGGTCTCCACCGTCTTCGGCGCGCAGATCACCGTGCGGGACGGGCAGGTCGTGCAGTCCTCGTTCCGCGACTACGCGTGGGCGCGCATCGACGACGTGCCGGAGGTCGACGTCGTGGTGGTGCCGTCGGAGGCGCCGGTGGGCGGGCTCGGCGAGCTGGTCTACCCGCCCGCCGCGGCGGCGTTGGCGATCGCGTCCGGGCACGCCGTGGCGGGCATGCCGGTGGGCGTGGGGATCGGCTAG